The nucleotide sequence AGCGTGGTTTCAGTTAAATTGTTTAAATTTGTCATTCTCACTAAGTTTATTAATAATTAATTTGACCCAATCGATTGGGAAGACCTTGGTCCTCCAGTCCCGGTTGGGTTTAATTATTATGACTTAGTGAGATATTTTGTAGTAAGCTGGGGGACTTTTATAAGCGGTCCTCGATTTTTTGTATGTTGAGCTCGTGCTCGTGAATAGATTTGAGTGTTCTGTTAATTTGTTCCTGGATCTTGATGCGTTCCGGCTTTCTGGTTTCCTTAATCATTTCCTCCTTCCAGTTTTCAATTCTCTTTTGCTTTTTATGAATGTAATTGCCAAGGTTTACTTTCTTCAGGTACAGCTGTTGTGCTGTTAGTTTAGAGAAGTCTTCAGCAGTTTTTAGAGGTAGGAGTGTTTTATACTTGGTCCAGTGATCTATTTCTTTCCAGATCATTGATTTTTCATGATCTAAAGCTTCTATTTGAAGTATTATTTCTAAAGCTTCCTTTTCCTTTCTAGGAGGCAGATCGTTGAATACAAACTTTAATTCGCACATCTGGTACCAGATATCACTCATTCTCCTATAGCGTGGGCGTAGTTCTTTAGGAAGATCTCCAAGGCGTATCTTTTTTACTTGTTCCTGGACACTTCTGTGAATGAGATCTGCACGCTCTGCTTTTATCTGTACGCTTACCGGTGGAGTAATAATCTTTACAGGAACCGGTATTTTCTTTTCCTGTACGGGTTTAGCTTTCGTGATATTTTTTAGTTGCCTAAGCTCGTAGATAAGTGTAGATAGATTCTTTTGGGAATAACCTCTGTTTAGATTTTGAAGAATTCTATTCTTCATTACCGAAGATCCAGAGTAGAGCTGTAAGCCCTTCTCGTACTTTTTATTTTTGTCCTGAAGCCATTCATTTATTTCTTCCATACTGCTAATTTGCAAATGGCAGGAGTCAGAATAAAGGACACAAAAAAACCACTCCGGGAGAGGAGTGGTTTTCTAACTAAAAAATCAAATTTAAATGAAGAAAAGAAATATGTTATTCCGGATGTTATCTCTGGGAATATTTTCTGGCATTGGATAATTCAAAATATTAATTCTATTTTCTCCTAATGCCAAGCTTTGCCATCCAACATCTCTACTATTTTTTAGAGAATCTTTGTCAAAGGTTTTTAAAGCATTAGTCTGCGTCAAATTAAAAGAAAATTGTAAGTCGGTTTTTTTAGCAGCGACTTCAGCTGAAGTAAGATATTTATTACTAATAACATCGTTTCGTAAAACAAAATGATCAGCAGTAAGGTTAACTACATTTAACTCTAGATCTTGAGAATCCACAAAAGAAGAGTCTGTCGAATTTTTGGTCAGGTCGGCTGTAGTGGATCCGAATCCCGTAAAGCACATTAGTCCAATGCACAATATTAAAACCAGCGATTTCGCTTTCATAATTTAATTTTTAAGAGCTTTAAGTCTCACATCTACAATTCCGGCTACGGTCTTTGATTCTGTTAGGCTGGCCAGGATCTCAATTTCTTCAGCTGTTCTGGCGTTTGCAACCAGAGAAACTATTTCCTTCACGGTAAGTTTTTGCTTCTTTAAAAAAGATCCAGCTCCAGGGCCTAATTTTATCCAGGGAAAGACCCGGCGGTTAAGTCTGTAAATTGAAAATGCTTTCTCATCACTAACTTCTAGTCTAGAGTCTACCTTTCCTATTTCAGGAATATCATAACGGCCGGGTGCTATTGTAAATGCTTTCTTCATATTTTACTATGGTAATGGAGCTGGAGCAGGGAATTCTTGAATTGTTCCAGCATAATTAGGAGCCATATAAGCCTGGGTATCTTTAATTTTGATAACCGTCTGTTTTGCTTCTCCTGGTTTTTTCCCAGAGGTTGCACCAACTTCAGCAATATAAGCCGGGCTTAACTCGCTACCTATTTGCTTCACATCACCATTCTTTTCTTTGATGATATACAGCATAGGCACGTTGGTATAACGTCTCATATAACCGGCTACTCTAGCGTTGGTTCCCTTAACGGCAGCTCCAAGGCTGTTCTCCATAGAAATACTTCCAACTTCCCCAACTTGAACGGAATCAACCGAACCGCTAAAAGGAATGAAATCTACTCTATGAAAACCTTTACCTTCTTTAAAGGTGTGAGCTTCTGCAATGGTTGCCAATTCTTCATTGGTTAAAGCCGTTTTAAGGTCCTTTGGTTTTGCGATGCTTAAGAAATCCTTTATAGGAGATCCAAATACACCTACTTCGCTTATTCCAGCAACTACTTCATCTTGAGGACAAGAATCAAGATTTTCGATTGGAATTACATCTTCGCATTCTACTGCCATGATCTTATAATATTTGAGTTAGGTGGCCACAGTTTCCATAAACCAGTTCAGAAATTACTTCCTCTGTGTCGAGGATCTCTTTCTGGCTCATCGGGTGACCATCAATATTCAGTGTTTTTGGAGCGGTGGACTTGAATTTCCACTTCCTTCCACGGTCATCTTCATAGAATTCCGTTTCTTTTTCTGCTTCAATCCTAGCAGCTTCAGCTTCCGCTTCTTCAGCAGCAACTCTTTCAGCTTCCAATTCTGCAGCTTCAGATTCTTCTGTTACAGTTTCTTTAGATCCTGTTACGGTTTCAGCTTCTTCTGTTACACTTTCTTCAGATCCTGTTACAGTTTCCGTAGATTCTGTAGCAACCTGAGCAAGTTCTGCTTCCTTAGCAACAATTGCTGCTTCTAGCTTCGCGTTGGTGTCCAGACCTTCGGTATCAATACCTAGGTCTGCACATCTCGCTTTTAATTCAGTTTTATTCATCGGTCAGGATTTTAAACAACTGGAGCGGTAACACCGTCCTCGCCGTAATATTTCTGGTTTCTCTCAGTAGAACCTAGTCCTCTGGTAGTGTCAACATCATTAGAGATATAAACAAGTTCATTGATAAGGAAGTCATATCCTTTCCAGAATTCCATAAAGTATTTCACTTTGTAATCCTGCTTTTGCACGTCTGTAATTGCCGGAGCTCCATCAAATACATCGATTAACCTTTTAAAGTTATTCTCAGTAGTTGAGAAGAATAGACCATCAGTCATTCCTGGTACCGCTACAATCTCCCTCTTACCAAGACGGGTTCTCATTGCGTTATCCTGGAATTTGTTTTGACCGAATTGATCTTCATAAGCAAGTTGGTAACGCTCTGCGTCATTCTCGCTAACAAAGATTTTCTTCACTTTGTTCTTAGTCTTCTTTGGAAGACCACGCTCATATTTAGTCATCTGTGCAACAATATTTGCATCAGTTACTGCGTCAATCGGAATACGGTAAGGCATATTGTTAGCCTCAATTGCAGCATCATAAGCTAAAAGATCTGCTAATAGTTTATTTAAACCGTTCATAGAGAATCCAAACTCAGTAAGACGTGCAGGATTATAAACTCCTTCTACCTCAAGAGTGGCAAGGTTGTCTATAACCGTTGGCAAAAGCTCATTCTCTATAATATACTTAGAGATTGGCATGTCTTCTTTAGAAAGGTCTTCTTGATAAAGGAAAGCCCAGTAAGATCCAAGAATATCAGCAGGAACAATTGCGAAGTTTACCTTTTGATGAAAATCTCTTAAAATTTTGTGCTCAATTTGAAGAACACCAAGTTCATTCCATTGAGTTCCAAAACCTTGAACCACATTACTTAAAAGCGTGTGGGCTGAAGGGAATTTTCCTTTAACCTTTGTTAAAGGCTGGGTGTGTTTATCCAAAACACTGGTTGAGCGATTAATTGCTGCAGGTACCAGTCCAGGATTATTAGCTAAGAATTCACCAGATTCTTTGACGATGTCATTAATTTCCATTGTTATTTGGTATTGTAGATTGAAGAATTAAAATCGATGTAAGGAAACTTATTAGGTTTCTCTTCTGGGGCTCCGGTAGCCGTATGAGTTGCTCCGGGTTTTTTGTTAAGCACTTCAATTTGTGCTGTAAGGGCGGTTTGAACAGCTTCTGCTGTTGCGTCATCGGCAATGTTTTCTACACCGGCCAATGTTGCTGCAGCTTTTAAGGCTGTAATAAGGGCAGTAGCTTTTCCAGATTCATCTGTTAATGCCGCTTGGTGGGCATCTTTTTCTACTTGCAGAGCTGCTTCAGCTGTTGCCTTGGCATCCTGCGCATTTTTAAGAGCTGTGGCAGATGCCGACAGTGATCTCTCAATAGTGTTTTTCTGGTCCTCGTTTAGATAGCTTCCATTGTCATTAACGGCCAACGGCGCTTTTAATCCAAGGGTAGCTTCCAAATTCGGGAAGGAATTGGGTTTGCTCATTTTATTTTTGGGTTTTGTGTTTTTTGTGGGAATAGTGAAAGACATCGCTGCATATTTTTCGAATAGCTGCTTTGGTGACATGTTTACTGCGTCGCTCGGAACCTGTGCTTTTTTCTTCTGGATAATAGTATCGTAGAATCCAGATTCTTTTGCCTCGTCTGAAGTGAACCAGTTGTCTTTGTAATTCAAGTAAGTTTCGGCAACTTCTTCAGCAGTAATTCCCAGGCGCGCTTCTATAGCGGTTCCAAGGGCTTTATCAATTTTTTCTGAAGCTTGTAATTGTTCCTCTACTTCTTTTTTGTTTCCGTAGAAACCAGAAGAGGAATTGTGAATCATTAAAAGTGAATTGCTGAAAGCGTGAATCTCATCTCCGGCCAAAAGAATAAGGGCGGCCATAGATGCACAGATACCATCATTATAGGTATGGATGTATTTTTCTGAAGCGAAGAGAACATTATAAATTGCCAGACCTTCAAAAACATAACCGCCTGGAGAGTTTACACGCACATGAATAACATCTGCGTCTTTTTCTACCTCTTTAAATTCATCTGCAAATTTTGCTGCAGTATTAATTTCTTCATAGGTATCCCAGTCAATCCCGCCAATAACACCATAGATATAGATGGTAGCTTCGCGAGCTGCTAAATTTTTAACTACATTAAAGTAAGGGAGTTTAAGTTCTGCCAAAATCAAATATTGTTCGTTCACTATTATGGAAGAACAATATTAGAAGGCTAGCCTACTGGAAAAAAGGACATTACAATGAGCCTGCTAACTGGAAGGCAAGACCGCGATTTATTACCGGGAATTCTGCTTCACTTCCTGCGAAATATATAGGAGCACCATAGGTTTCCCCTTGTAAAGAGATCGTGAAACCTTTAAGGCCTAATTTATTAGGAGAGTGGAGTTCGTCATAAGAAAATAGAAGTGGCTGTAGCTGCGTTCCATATAAATGGGAGTGCGTGATCCTTACCATAAAAGCAACAACTTCTCTATTCTGAAAGCTCTCCAGAAGATCCTGAATTGCTTCATCTTGTGGTACCACCGGAAACGAAATGCCGTGATTCCAGATGGTATTACCGTTATTATTTTTAGGGCTGCTAGATAAGCTGTGCTTGTCTCTCATAAAGGGAACTACCATTGCCTGGAAGCTTTCGGGAAGTGAGTTTATAATACCCAAAACATCATTCTTTGGAGTGAGATGATCAAAGGCTGGAAGCTTGGAAGCTTCTATAATTAAAATCTTGTAAAAAGTATCAAGATTTGTTTCATCTATTAGGTTACACAGGTTGTAGATCATAATCTATTTTTGAGGGACAAATTGTGAAACTTCACATTTTGTCCCGGAGGGTGAAACGGTGTTGAAATTGGATAAAATCTCATCCTTTTTCCTCTTAAAATCACGATATAAAGTCTCTATTTTTATATCTTCTTCATCGATATTGAAAAAGTCAAGATATCTGCGCATCGATTGTAAAAAAAGTTTTTCATTTAAATGATCATTGATCAACATATTGCGAAAAAGCTCCTCTCTAAATTTCTTATCTACCTGATCATTGAATAGTTGAGCATTCTCTTTTGTTATCACCAATCCCGTTTTGGAGTAATAGGTTTCAGAAACTTCTGCCCGAAATACTTTAGTGAATTTCTTTTTAGTACAGCGTACATCATAATTCCTTCCTTGTATAGAAAGTACAAGAGATCCTATATAAGTAGACCTGTTGGCTATAATATAATCGCTCCCACAAATTACCAAGAGATATTTATAAACGTGATTTGCTACAGGGATGTTTTGAGTAACAGAACAACTAGCAATTTCAGGGGGAGTAATTTGGGACATACTTTATTTGATTTGTTCAAATATAAATTATAATCCAATGTTAAAAAAAGGACATAGCTCAACAATAACGGAAGATAAAAATGTTAACAAAATTAAAAGATAGGGACGAGTTATTTTCTTTAAACAAAATCAGATGATTTATTAAAAGAATTATAATAGTATCTTTCCGGGCTTTAAAAAAAGAATATGCCAGAATTTACTCCTGCAGAAATGGCCAGCAACATCTATCATTTAATGCTTGCACAATTAGATGGACCACAAAAAGAAGAACGCGCCAGATCTTGTGCCGGTATTTCTATTAATAAGTTGATCATGTATGGTGCAGATAAAGCCTACTGGACGCAGGTGAGAATTGCCCTGGGAAATATAAAGAATTGACATTATCCCGAACATAACACCAAATAAGAGGAATTAAAACTCCTCTTATCTCGAGTTAGGTGCAATAATTAGCGTTTATGGTAGCTAATCATCCGACAATACTCCGATCTGTACGCAGAAGCTATTAAGTTTGTTTTCGTTCGCTAATAACTGACACCTAACTGCGGTTATAAAAAAGGCTTTAATCCCAGCATTTTTCTGGTGTACTTTTGTCTTCAGGATAACCCCATTCAGAAAACCGTTCTTTGTTTTTAGGTTCTAGAACGTCTAATAGAGAGATAATGCCATCAATCCCTTCTTGCTTATTTTCAGAGTTATAAACTGTTTCGAGAATTTGTTCTGCTAGGTTTCTTTTTGTCATAATTTCATATTTAGTTAATAGTATATTTTGTTTTCATTACCGCCCTTTTCATAACCCGCGTAGTTATCTTTGGGGTGGGGTAGTTGTGTTATCTACATTAGGCTGGTTGCAACCACAAATAATAGGTCGCTTCGCTTTGCCAACTTCGCTGAACTCCAATTGCTGTGAGTATTTTTCTACAAGTCGATACATTTGATCAACACATATTGCAACTCCAAATCCTTGAGCTGTTTCTAATTCTTCTCCCAATTGTAAAATTCCTGTAATTAATTCTTTCTTTGTCACAATCTGAATGTTTTTAGTTATTATTCCGAAACTGGTGTTAATCCGCTTCGTTAGCGTAAATACTATATTTTTTCGCCGTATAAATTATAGCCCTGCTTTTCACACAGCTTTAAATGATGGTAATAAGTAGCCCAATTATCTTTATTTCTCACTAACCATCCCCATTCACAGCAAAGCTTATGAAACCACCATTTTAAAGGCAGCTTATACCATTCAGTTTGTATTTTACTCCAACTCATAATTTTACATTTTTTATATACGCAAGAGCTTCTTGTCCCTGCAATAGTATTTTATTCGGTTCTGAATTATAGTCTTTATGATCAAACTGTACATAAGCAACGCTATCCTCTCCATGTGCACAACAGGCGTTCATAACATTTGGGAGCGTTCCAATACAGCCATCATGACCTTCTGGAGTTCTATTTTTATTGCAGTGGGAGCAATGGTCTTTTCCGTATCCATCTAGATAATTTGCCATAATTTCAGATTTAAAGGAAATCAATAATCTCAAAAGTAATTTCCTTAATTTCTTTCCAATACGCTATAAAAAAAGAGACTCCTGTTGTTGGTAACAATAGGAATCCATACCTAAGAAATATCTCAAATGGTTCCGGTAATTTTTGATCTCCGTATACAGCAAGAAGTATAAACAAAACAAAAAGGGTGAACACAAGAAAGATCATTGTAGCTAATAATAATAGTTTAGATATTTTTTTCATTTTAAGTTTTATTTTTGCTTCAACTAAGAAGCGGTTTATTTAAAATTTGATTTTTTAATTTCCTCTTTCCAAAATATTTCCACCTGATTTACGAGATCTTCCATGCTAAGAACCGCTCGATCTTCATCCTCTATAGCACTTATTTCATCCCTAAATAAAACAAGCATCTGGCCGCAGGCTCCAAAAAATGCTCTTTTAATTTCCTGCCTTTGAATAGGATGCATTTGATTTTCCGTTAATCCGGTTATTTTTAGATACTTCTCGTACTGGTACTCCAGCTCTAATTCTTTACTCATAATAAGTTGCGGTGTTTTAGCCAGATGGCATAGGTAATTACTCCACTCATCTCATCTGGATGGTTAATTTTATATTCTTTTTTAAAATAGGTATGATAAGGTGATTTAGGATCCCATAATTTATAAAGGTTCCTAATATGCATAGATATCCCTCCGGAGAACATACCATGGCAAAAGATGCTAAAATTTGAAGCATTCATAATATCCAGCTCTTTAATTCCCTTAAACATTGGATACAAATCGGTTATAATTATTTTTAATTGAGATACATTAATGCATAATTGATGACCAAACAATTTCTGAGCTTCCGGGTTTACTTGGTTAATTCTAAATGCACATTTTTCACAATAGAATTTTTGAGTAGAGTAATTATAGAAAATAGCATTTTTATTACTGCAAGCGGTCCGTTTACATTCTTCTGAAAAAATTCCTTTCATATCGCTACTTCTAATGAGTTTAAATATTTCTTGTATCTCTTAATACCTCGGGCAATAGTTGTTGCGGAAACACCTAGATCTTTTCCTATACTGGAAAGTGATTCTCCTTTTATAACATGCCTTTCAAAACACTGTGCAGTTTGCTCTTTAGAAAGCTTACTTAAGGAGATACTGTTTTGGAATTTACGCTTCTCAGTAATTTTATGAGCTTTGCTCCAGAAGAGATTATTGGGGTGGATGTTCTCTATATTTCCATCTTTATACAAGGCGTAATACCTTCCATCCTGCGGTTTTTCTGGACCGTAAGTTTCCAGGATTAATTTTGGTACCGAGTATCGTATTCCTTCTATACTTACCACATTTAAAATATTATTTTCCCGGGCTTTATGATCTTTAATTTCTAAAGTCTCATTTAAATATTTAAAGGTAGATCCATCTGCACTTATTCTTAGATCTCGAAATTTTGGGTGTCTTTTAAATTCCATCAGTATTAATTTTTGCGTTAGTTGTTAATAGTTTCGTTTAATCTCTTTCTTATCAATGCTTAGATTATATAGATCTGCAGATACTTTTACTTTCA is from Gillisia sp. Hel1_33_143 and encodes:
- a CDS encoding head maturation protease, ClpP-related, encoding MAELKLPYFNVVKNLAAREATIYIYGVIGGIDWDTYEEINTAAKFADEFKEVEKDADVIHVRVNSPGGYVFEGLAIYNVLFASEKYIHTYNDGICASMAALILLAGDEIHAFSNSLLMIHNSSSGFYGNKKEVEEQLQASEKIDKALGTAIEARLGITAEEVAETYLNYKDNWFTSDEAKESGFYDTIIQKKKAQVPSDAVNMSPKQLFEKYAAMSFTIPTKNTKPKNKMSKPNSFPNLEATLGLKAPLAVNDNGSYLNEDQKNTIERSLSASATALKNAQDAKATAEAALQVEKDAHQAALTDESGKATALITALKAAATLAGVENIADDATAEAVQTALTAQIEVLNKKPGATHTATGAPEEKPNKFPYIDFNSSIYNTK
- a CDS encoding helix-turn-helix domain-containing protein, translating into MEFKRHPKFRDLRISADGSTFKYLNETLEIKDHKARENNILNVVSIEGIRYSVPKLILETYGPEKPQDGRYYALYKDGNIENIHPNNLFWSKAHKITEKRKFQNSISLSKLSKEQTAQCFERHVIKGESLSSIGKDLGVSATTIARGIKRYKKYLNSLEVAI
- a CDS encoding DUF6794 domain-containing protein, translated to MKGIFSEECKRTACSNKNAIFYNYSTQKFYCEKCAFRINQVNPEAQKLFGHQLCINVSQLKIIITDLYPMFKGIKELDIMNASNFSIFCHGMFSGGISMHIRNLYKLWDPKSPYHTYFKKEYKINHPDEMSGVITYAIWLKHRNLL